CTTCTGGGGAACTGCCAGTAATAACACAGAACCCATGGTGGCAAGTCTTTAGTGACGAGAGAAGGGAGAGGGTGGGCACCACTACAGTAAtatgtagcagtgtggagtagtggctagggctctggactcttgaccggaggggcatgggttcaatccctggtggaggtactttacctagattgctccagtaaaaacccaactgtataaatgggtaattgtatgtaaaaataatgtgtaaaaaaataatgtgatatcttgtaacaattgtaagttgtcctggataagggtgtctgctaagaaataaataataataatatcaatggtTAGCTGAGGAGTTGGAGGTGGTAGTACTGTAGTCGCCTAGTGTCACTATTCCTCTATGTAAAGAAGAGGACTATTGCCCACCCCCTAGTGTCTTGTTTatactatacagtatgtttacCATGGCTTGGCAtgttatttgtatatgtgttacCTCACccatttacaatgcttacctaggcTTTGCCatgccttcactgtgctttattacagttttataaGGGCAGCATGTGCTCTATAGAGAGGTTGCTAGTTCACACCCCAGTGACttggaaatacaaaatataaagagGGTGCTAAAGAAACAGGCATGCAGCAAAGAACCCTGCTAATAACCCAGACCCGAGAGACAGGGCTGCTTCCAAGCTGCATGTATTTATATAGTACATGCTGTAGATGGCATTTATATTGTTCTCCCAGAGAAAGCAGAGCATACTTACAGTTTGACTCATGTTGTACAGTAAAGCCATTGGAAACAGATGGGCAGCAAATCACAAAAGTATTTGGGTGGGTGGGCGGGTGGTTGTGAGGCTAGAGGCATTGCTTTCCTTTGATTTAATGTAGATcaagaatatacagtatattgagtTGCATGATGAACTGGCCTCCTGATTGCTGAAGTCCCTGTCTAAGGATTTCTGTGACTTGGACTTCAAATTGATATCTAAATCTTAATCACGTTCCCCTACACTGGAAGACAATTGCTCAAAATGTCCAGCAAGGACAGGAGCTATTCAACACTAAACAGTTGCAATACCTATGGGGGAAAACAATACCAAAAGTCCAGAGACCTAAAGGAAAATGTGGATACGACTAGCTGCTGAGCTCACAGAATATGTTTCAATGCAAACTATGCTGTGAACTGATCAGCACAACACTAGTTCGCTCATGTCTTCTTCACCTCCCAGATACGTTTGTGATTCGCCTTCCACCCTTCACGCTAACCATCAGCAATGCTGTGGGAGCAAAGCATATGAGATAGAAGACACTGGCATACAGTTATTACTGTGTCCTCTTACTAATGTGCCCATCTCTCCTCCCCTGCCCCCTCCAACAAGAAAGATGACCAGGAAAGAAATACACCCAATTCTCATTAAAATAGGAAAATTAATTTTACTGAGATATGTAAATAGATAGACCGACACATACAAAATGCTGGATAATTATACAGATTTATGACTagatatttaattgtatttagatACTGTAGGGTGACTGAGTGATTTAAGTTATTAAAGTGGATAacaaagacaggcagacagacagacatcacaCATGAAATCTAAAAACAAGACTAGAACATCAATTGTTTGGTAATGGGTGATCCATACAAGGCCATGTGATTGGGTGTGATGGTGAGGGTGGAAGAGGCAAGGAAAGCTTAGAGCACCCCAGGAGCCATTTCACGATCCACACTGAGGAGAACACCTCCTTTCCGAAGGCACAGGGTGACGATGACTAATCCAGGTTGAGCACAGCTGGCTGCACGGCAGGCTCCCCAGAGGTTTCCTCTGCCGAGGGCTGTTGTTCTTCCTGTCTGAGGGTGGAGGATGTGGTGTACTCCAGGATCTCAGCTTCATCCTCCAGTGACTCCATGATGGTAAGCTCCATCTCCATGTCACCCACGGCCACACTGCTCTCCTCCAACCTGATCTCCTTCTGCAGGGAATCCGCGGCGGCCTTCACCTCATCCAGGGCTGCAGACAGCTCAGAGTGGACCTCCGAGAAGGAGACATCTTCCCCAGGGCTGCTGAGGGGCTCCAGCTCAATGGAGGCCATGGCTGTTGGAGACTCCCTGGCAGTGGTTGGTGTATTGGGGGTGACGGAAGTTTCTCCTTCCCTGTTCTTCTTGACGTTGAAGGTGAGAGGAGTCACCTTAAAGGATGAGCTCTTGGAGCTGCTGGTCTTCTGGTGGTTGGGGGTGAGACTCTTCTTGATCTTCTCTCTCTTCTCAGGGGACACGATCTTGGTCCCGATCTTGCTCATCTTCTTCTCGATGTTCTGCCGCGAGAAGGCCTTCTTCAGGCTGTCCACCCTCTTCAGGCTGGAGCGCTTGATCTTCTCGGCGCGGGATTGCTCCAGCTTCTCCTCGTGGAGgctgccctcctcctcctcatccggGCAGATCTCCTCGTCCGAGGACAGGTTCACCGTCTGCAGTGTCTCCTCCAGGGGCTTGTTGCTGTCCACAAGCTCCTCGCCCTCAGTCCCTCGCGGGTAGGGGACAGCGTCCTTCACGAAGGCGCTGGACGGGATTTCGTTTTCTTCCTGGAAAAGACCAAGACAAGCAAAATAAATGTCATAAAACGAATACGCTAAAAGCCATCAGTATTAAAGCAAGATAATACCATGTTATGGTACTGGTCACTAGTTTTGAAgagaaataagtaaataatattaGAAATGATTACACGTGTCCGATAATGAGCACCTTTGAGTGCAGGCTAATGAGCTCTTTGGAAATTAAGCGCAGCTGTGTCTGCAGAGCTGCGCAGCCCTGCCGAGGGCTTCAGGAAAGGAACTCCAGCATTAATAAAGCACTGCTTTACCTGAGAAGAATGCAAATTTTTGCTAGTTAATGACCTCAAGCAAAGCTAAGGTCTCTTCAGGAATCTCAAACGAGCCATTATACACAGCAAAAAGACATCTTTGGATGCTATTTCAGATATTAACCATTGTGTTACCTGCCCTGTGGAAGGTTCATACAGTGCAATACGATACAATCTCAATGTACTTTCCTACAGCGCTCTTCATGTCAAGGCAAAACAATCTCAAATCCGCAGTTAAGCAGTCTCTGTGTATTCTGAGTGCAAGCAGTGTTGTTATTACTGTCCAGATTGCATTGCACTTGATGTGGCTCTACTGCAAAGCAGCGCTCCACAGCAGCGTGACTGTACAGTCCCCACAGTCTCGATCAATGCCAGTATCTCATTACAGTGTCTGCACCCCTGAGCTGTGCTAGTCATCTTCACTGCTTTGCTCAGGTACATCATCACTGCACGTGATGCTTGGTTCAGTGTTCTGTTGCTCCGACATTAAGTTGGTCAATTTCtcggcagttaggattctcctaGCAAACTCCCAGCCAGTTGAAGAATGGTATAAAGAAAAGTGATCTCAGTATCGAAGCAACTGAACCCAGAACCAATACTACTTACCCATATAAATCCTCAAACTTATTCCATAGCACTAGTAGCTAAGCTACACAGAAACCAAGCAGATCTAATCAAATCCACATGGTTGtatttactgtgaataaaaccaTCGATGTGTATAAAGAGACAATAACCTTTTAGATTCTGCTTGGTACAGCAGTGCCCTTATATTTTCTTTAGGTCTTGAAGTGATTATTAACAGACACCACTTTATATACCAAATGATATAGGCATTCTAGGGTATAAAGCATTCAAGTTATAAAACACTTTTAGAAACAACTGCATTGTAATTAGGAGCGTCTCATTTTGGCTTGAACAGTCTGGAGTAGTGtgtaaaccattttttaaaaagtgctgtgCTAATGTTGTAATTTGAACTTTGAGCAAATCTGACTGTGTACTCTCTGTTGTTAAGTTTTCCCAGCAGTATTTTCATCAGCTAAAAGCAGCCTGATACAAATGAATAATGCAGCTTCGCCCCATCATAGATTCCACTCAGATTTTCCAACGAATTCCGGAACTCTGGAGAGGTTCCAAGGCAGGGCTCTCACCCAGGCACAGGGCTCAGTCAGGAATGTGAAACACACGCAGGAGAATTAAAAACCTACAAGGCAGAGATCCCCAACATTTCAACATGCAGGCGCCACATACTTAACAGCATTTTCCTTGTATACTGCCAGCTTGCTTGAGTGCACATCACAGGCTGTGACACTGGTAGTCTGCACTCCTATCAATAATTGTAATGATGGCAATCCAGTATGCACTTTACATTGTGTTTGATGTTCAAGGCACCCAGCCTACTAAATAGAATACTAGAACACTCTATACCTGCACTCTAATGTCTAGAATACCAATCCAGTGCCAACTTTACATTGTGCTTACTGTTCAAAGCGCCGTGCTTACTAAGCAGAATACTTCCAATAGTGCTCCATTCAGAAATATTAAAAGAGACAAACGCTTCAGCTAAACGTCTCTTTCCTTGTCTTTAATGCTGAAATGAGATTTTTGATCCTATGCTTTGAACACTGCAGCGTTATGTGGACTCTACTCCCAAATTGTAAaagagtttattttagtatttctagaagAAGAATACATGTAACTTCTGAAGTGGAGGCTCATATTAGAACACTCTGAACACACAGACGGGATATTTCACACATTACTATGCAAAGCGTAATCCAATTATCCAAACATGCAGGCAGGGAATTACCCTTCACACCCCCATGCTAAATATCTCTGTGGCGTAGCAGATAAAAGGAGGTTCTCAGAGCAGGCTGTAAGATAGTATTGAAAAGGGAAGCGCAAGGTAATCAGGGACACCAAGCTAATGTCCATCTACAGGCCTTGTAGGACCTCAGGTTCAGCCCGGCTTTCTCAATACTCTAGCCAGTCATTAACTTGCTGGTAAGAGACCTGCCTTCCGTACACTGTTGTAGTCTCTTTGATCACAGCCAGATCATTCAGGTTTCACTGTCTCTGGAAACTGTACTACACTTTTgttatgaaaaagtaaaaaaaaagatcattttaTGACAACTACTGTGGTGCAGAAAGAGACACAACTGGGTCAGACTTGCCCCCTGCCCCCCCCATTCAGAAACATCAATTTTTACCTTTTTTGGGCTGGTGCAGCAGGGCCAGTTTAGCTAAAATCATGCCTTgtttaatttgtgtgtgtgtgtatatatatatatatatatatatatatatatatatatatatatatatatatatataatcacctcCTAGCTTGGCTGTCTTTGTGTCTATGTGAAAAGTTGAAGTGCAATGTTTAGATTTGTGCCTTGGAATCTAATTGGAGATACTGCAGTTTGAAACGATGCTCCGAGTCCAGGGATAACAGACTTAGCTTGTTTTATAGCCATTTCCTTCACACAgcattttgaattaaaataaagaaacacagaaataaataagCAAGAAAACAAATTGCCTTTCTATAAATACTCCTCCTACCAGAAATATGTTCCTgcgtaaaaaatatatacatatatatatatatataagaaaaaagaaaaaagaaaaggatatttcaggtacttaaaaaggtagaataattgattacaaatcaattatcaggacgttttggactacaagtccttcatcggctgaatacaaaaaaacagtgctttaagaagttgataaaaaacaaacaagtagtcttttaaacaaaattctagaatgttgttgatgatgatgatgatgacctcagaatagaatgttcattccaaatggctccaaagtgcctagtttgaaaataagttcacattccttttgcttcctgacagcattagttccatagcattgaaccatcccacaaattgtgatgtcatctatagtgtggtcatgtctgttaaaatgtctggtgacaggaaaggtagaggtgttaattcgtatacttctcagatgttccacaaaGCGATCAGCCAAAcatcgttttgtttcaccaatatatagcttgttacatttgatgcagccaatgcaatatactattcctttactaatgcaagtaaaagtatcatggatagtaaatgaggattttgctcccttaactactgtgttgctgtgaatgtatatACAAGTTGCACAACGTGACCTATTGCATCGAAACGTACCCTTAAGATTGGGTCAAATGTTACagtggaccagatgctctcttagatgCTCTCTCTTttgtatgacattagaggagggttattgaaaataggagctgtagaaggatcatcttgaagaatgctaaaatttctttgtatgatgtgttgtacttttttggtcataggatgatatgtaagaacaaggggaatacgattgttggtattctgtgttttggttttgtacaaggcatcctttctgtttattatccatactcttaactgagcttctctaagtattgtgtctggaaaaccacagtttttgaaaaatgcacacatgtcatttgttttattcaaaagatcactatcatcactgcagATGCGTCTCAGTGttagtaattgggagtatggaatggagttgcgacaagctttgggatgtgaggagtcgtatcttagatatgaatgagagtctgtttctttgtagaagattgtagtattgatggtacaattagaaaccgtgatggtaatgtctaggaaagaaatttgtttagaaatgttccatgtatactttagagctggatgaaactgatcaataaaatgtatgaaatccattaaatcttcattagtgttatcggagatgccaaatatgtcgtcaatgtacagtatctaagatataacattggtgtatgtccctcgtactgttgaaaaactttctgctcctctctctgctactgtaaaacaggatttttttgcgGTAACTTAATTCCgctaatggccttcaaggtccatttttgctgcaataaatgtttgttcttctttttcttttaatgtacggcacatgcatgaataatatatttcaccgCACgttaattttgcagatttttaataaacgcgAAATTAGCAAATATTTCTTGCTCGTGAAactttcttgttttacagtatctCTGTTATCTCTCTGCGAGTGAAGCGTTAATTAGTGTAAGCTGGGGGCCCCCTGTTTGCACACAGTGTGTAATCCCTCAGATAAGTGCAGGTGCTGGTAGAAGTTCTGTTGAGAACACCTTGCATGCAGCCCTGAGCACACATACTGTTCTGTAGCAGATCTGTGCACATTTAGCTGCAGGAGTTTGAAGGGGCCATACTGTCTGaatgttgatttatttaaaaacaatcgGTAACAGTATGTATGTCTCTGGAGTTGCAATCGCTTACTGTAGCGTTGCAATATTGTGTTATAATATAGCGTTAAAAAGTTTTTGATtagttttaatatataaatatataatacagtttAAAGATCTCTTTATAAAACCTCTATAGATCTTTTTACATGTACACACAAGTTCTAACAGTTTTCTTTACATAACGTCTTAATTACACATTACTAGTGTAAAGGTTTTGTCGagttaaaaagtaataaaaacgtCTCATCTTATTAAAACACTGTATTGCTGtagcctgttattattattattattattattattattattattattattattattattattaataacaataataataataataataataataataataataataataataataataataataataataataactagctaatattttttatgtaatattttttataaaaatcaattaataatattTATAGCTATACTTTTAATTTACGAATGGATTTTTCTCAGATCCATACATTAAAATGTTCTCAAAGTGTCTGGGTCCCTGCTGCTGGGTAGTATCTCGGGTTCCCTTGCTTGCTAGGTGTTGTTTTTTCTTGCAGGGGAGATGGGTTTCATGTTGCTTTGTTCCTGTGTTCCTGTACAGGGTTCATCAGCCCACTCCTTGCTCATGTTATTCTCTACATTGTCCCAGTTTTGAAAACATATACACGCCTTGTGCTGGCCTTTGGAAATCATTTCTAAAGGAAAATGATCACGGGGGAGATCACAATGAAGGCTGCTGTCTCAGTGAATCAATGGCTTTATTCTATAGtctgaaaaaaaatcttaactacgaaggagagaggggaggaagtgAGGGAGaaaatgagacagagagactggtTACTAAAGTTTTAAACCCATTTAATTAGCTTCTCTAACCTCACCAGCCCTGTATCGTTGATTAattctacttttttatttatacacTTTGAAACCTGTTGAGCAGCCCTCCCCTACATGTTGGTGTGCAGATAATAGATTCCCCTCCACCACCAATGCTCTCTGAGCTGGATGGGGTGTCCCTGTCACCTGCTTCTCGGGGGACGCTGGCAGACCAGCATTGAGGAGAGCGCTGCTCTGTTAGTTCTACAAAAACACTTTGCAATATAGACATGGCAAGGAATATATAAGCAAAATAACCAATCACATTTCCAGCGTACTGCAGTTATGCATGTTACACGGCAGAGCATTGTTCATTAGAGAGACTGAAAGGTCAATGCTGCTAGGAAGCAGCGAGCGAGAGCACTTCCTTTCCCTGAGGGGAATGTTTTCACAAGGAAAACAAACTTGTTGCTAGGGTGACAAGGAAGGAAAAGGCTCCATTTCAGAGAGCCAGAATAATATTCCTGCTTTAACCTCTCAGACCTATCAGAGGTGTGTACAAGCCAGCTTCAATCCCTCACAcctgtgtactgtactgtgctgtctTACACCCTCTCAAACCTATCAGAGGTGTGTACAAGCCAGCTTCAATCCCTCACAcctgtgtactgtactgtgctgtctTACACCCAGGTCCAGTGTAGTTTGGTTTCAAAGTTAGTGCTTTTCTGTAAAGAAAATTAAAGTGTGCTTCACAATGTGCTCATAGAGTTCCATTACACTGTTCAGAGTGACGTGTTGGAATGAAGGTAAACTACACTGGAAAGTGCTGCAAGCAACATACAATGACCTCCTCACCAAACAAAGGCTGAATCCTGTTTCTAAAAGGGATGCTGTTTATCAGCTACTCCCCGCGTGACTGCTTAGTGCCAAACAGTCCAGTAAAAGATGAATCCCCGGCCTCTCCTGCTGATTTTCAGCTTAGTACGAGGAATTAAACTGTGGCACTGGGAATTGTAAAGCAAACACACAAGCAGCCCCTCTGCCTGTCCTCACTACCAGTTCAGCAATATTAGCAGATTCAAGTGCTGACCCCTGTAAAAGTTTACCccagtaaatgcatagcaaagtataataacgtatagtgaaagcatggtaaaacatagggaagcattgtatggCACAgagaagtacagtacagtaaatcataatagaaatcatggtaaactgtggtaaatgcatggtataagcATGGAAGAATCACTGGGCAACTGCAAAATTTGAAGTGAGCAGCACAGGCAGGTTGAAGCCTGGTGCCTCTCTCACTGTGAGCAGCACCTGGACTCCAGGCACATTCCTGAGCACTgctctattttctgtttttaaatgcctggtaaaaggtttttttttctaaagaatcCACTTGAAGGCACCAGCCTTGCTAGCAAAAACAAGAATGGATTGTCCTCTTGCAGGAGATGGTTTTGTGGACCTTTTAGCCCTGTATTCCCCCTGCTCTTTTTTGAGATCCGACTCAGATAAGACTGTGTTTGTCGGTctgaatcttttgtttttttgactGCAGATTTCTGTTCGATGTTTCACTTTAAAAGATGAGGCTAGGTAGGGGTCTCGTGTGCTCtgattgtgtctgtctgtcgcaCTCCACATGGTGAACACggtaactgccttgatttttcCCTCGCCTTCTATAGACGTTGAGGTTAGAATTGGACTATAATCAAGTGTCTTTAACCTTTCAAGTACAGTGATATTATTAAGCAGTTATGAGGATCCTCTGTATGTGCTTGCAATGGTTTTGTATTGGGGGTTGTATTGAAGACACGAATACTGTATGATACAATACACTGTCTCTTGTCCTTACAAATCAGTTTCCAGTGTCTCCTTTTCCATCCAAGTTTATTAGAACAAAAAACAAGCTGTGGTGCAGTGCCCAGAAAAGCACTGTCTGACCTACAGTCATTTACTGAATGAGGCACTGCAGTTGTGTAAGTAGGCAAAAAGTCGCACTTATGTTAAAAAGTCAGCAAGCTGGTCAAAAGCTTTCTTTTGTTCTGGTAATTTTAGCAATCAAAGGTAACGCTTTGCATTGGGTGTGTCTTACTGCACTGTATATTACACTGTAACAATACATAATTACACATACAATGTGCAATTACTGTGCATTACAACAGCatgctaaatgactaaattacaaatgttttataaTTGACCGGATTTTCACATGTGGTTGTTTATTTATCAACAATTGCTATTGTATTGTATGTAACCACGCGGGTAATtgcagtgtaattacattgtagctAGAGAAACA
The Acipenser ruthenus chromosome 10, fAciRut3.2 maternal haplotype, whole genome shotgun sequence DNA segment above includes these coding regions:
- the LOC117403878 gene encoding caveolae-associated protein 2-like, yielding MGEDGVQAEKSSMVSPHETQELVVPSPSPVHSSPSQSQSLTLLTTGQAQAEGALHDGSQVSAITVLTLLNKLVNMLDVVQENQHKMEHRQTEMDHAIRGIQSDMTKLSKSHSSTSNTVSKLLEKSRKVSVHMKEVKDKMDKQATQVRKLEANHAHLLKRNNFKVLIFQEENEIPSSAFVKDAVPYPRGTEGEELVDSNKPLEETLQTVNLSSDEEICPDEEEEGSLHEEKLEQSRAEKIKRSSLKRVDSLKKAFSRQNIEKKMSKIGTKIVSPEKREKIKKSLTPNHQKTSSSKSSSFKVTPLTFNVKKNREGETSVTPNTPTTARESPTAMASIELEPLSSPGEDVSFSEVHSELSAALDEVKAAADSLQKEIRLEESSVAVGDMEMELTIMESLEDEAEILEYTTSSTLRQEEQQPSAEETSGEPAVQPAVLNLD